The genomic DNA CGCCGTGGGCGGTGCGATTATCGCCAGCCCGATTGCGCTACCGGCAGCGCTGGTTGCCGTTGCGGGCTACATCACCCTAGCGGGTGGCGTTATGACGGCGGTAGCCCAGGTTTCGGTTGATGGCGAGTAGCACACCAGCGATTTAGCCGCAGTAGCGGCAATCCGTAAAACCTTTTAGAGAGGATTTCCACGAATGGGAGTCCTCTTTTTTTGTGTGTTAAGGGAAACCTCAACAACGAATTAAATCTGTACGGTTGATAGCCTGAGCAGAGGTAGCCCTCTTCAACCGATAGCGACCAGCCAAGGACGTGGAGCGCTGGGTCAAGGTTTTTTCGGAAAATACTACCCGAGCCAGAGGCCCGAAGGCGAGGGTGGAGATTTTACGAAAAACCCGCAGGGCTTGACCTTGACGCCTAGGCGCGGAACGGCTTACATTTCGTATCGGATGGGGAGGGCGGGAATTATAGACGATAGATTTTAGATTCTAGACATTAGATTTTAGAAGTTAAACGGGAATATACTGAAGTTAAGCGGGAGTTAGACGGAAGGGATATGATAAGATGAAAAATGAAAGGATGGAAAATGAAAAATGAAGATTTGGAGGAACTACCCTATATGGAATGCAAATTGCTTAAAAGGAGCTCTTTTTATGGGGTGAACAAAGGGCGGTTTTGGAGGGGGTAGCCGATGGTGTCGAGGGTGCTGGGGGAAAAGGGCAAGGGTGGTGAGGGATGAGCAGATGTGAGGCGCGGAACAGGGTGGCGCCTGCGGAGAGAGGAACGAGCGGAGCAACGACAACCGGGTGGAGCAACGAACAGCGGCAAGGCCCGAGCCACTTTTGCCGTGGGGTGCCGAGGTGGCGGACAAAAGGCAGCGAAGCAGCACCGACCGCCGCGACAGGCTTGCGCGGAAAGAGCAAAGTTTGGAGCCAGGGAGAAGCGAATGAGCGAACGTTGGCTGCTACCGCAGGCACATGATAGATGCACTGCCTGTCTCGTCCTAAAAAAAGTTGACAGTTTTACGATAAAGAATGCCGTTAAGCATTCCGATTACTTTACTACGATTGGCTGGGCTTTGCCCCACCTCACTTTTCCCTCAGCGGAGGGTTTACACCTGCCCGATAGGCTGCTGCGTTAGCCCGTCAAGGGCGGTGAGGAACGAGCCGCTTGCTTTACCCTTGACGGGCTAAAAGCGGTAGCCTTCCTTTGCGGGTGTAAGGACTCCTGCTCGGTTCCTCCGAGCTCAGCGCCTCGAACTGCTGGCGTAAAGGTAGCTCATTGCAGGGTTTGATCAACCTTCTGCTCCTGCTTCTCCTTGCGGTAGTAGCTCTTCCAGCGTCGCTCTAGCAGGCCAGCCTGCTGGTGAGCGGCCTCAGGCGTTAGCATGCCCAAGCTCAGGTGCGGTCGCTTGGTGTTGTACACGCCAACAATCCGGGCAACCGCCTTCTTCGCTGCGACCAGCGTTGGGAGGGACATCGAGTAGAGCCACTCCGTCTTCAGGATGCCATTCACCCGCTCGGCGATGGCGTTCTCGTAGGGATCGCCATTCTCCGTCATGCTGATACGAATACCGCTCCGGGTTAGGCGCTTGACGTACCGCTTGCAGCAGTACTGCACACCCCTGTCCGAGTGGTGGATGATCTCCTTCACGCTGGCCGGCAGCTGGGCGATGGCCATGTTGAGCGCCGCCAGCGCGTGAACGGCCTCCAGGCTGTCGGCCAGCTGCCAGCCCACGATCTTGCGGGAGTAGGCATCGGTAACCAGGAACAGGTAGGCAAAGCCCTCACCCGTTCTGACGTAGGTGATGTCGCTCACCCACAGGTGGTGCGGCCGCGCTACCTCCAGCTCCCGGATCAGGTTGGGGTACTTGTGCAGCCAGTGGCTCGAATCCGTGGTGCAGGTGTGGCTCCTGAGCCTGCGCACCAGCAGCTTCTCCCGGCGCAGCAGGTCGAAGAAGGCGTCACGCCCCACCTGTAGCGCTGGCTCCAGCTGCGGGTTGACCAGCTCCAGCAGCTTTCGGCCGCCGATACGCGGCTGATCCGCGCGGATCTCCGCCACCAGCGCCAGCAGCAACTCCTGGTGAGCCGCCTCGCGGTACACCTGCCGCTGCCGCTGGTAGTAGGCCTGTCGGGTAACGCCAAACAGCCCGCAGAGCTCGCCAATGCTGGCGGTAGGCGCTGCGTCGGCCATCTCGTCTACTGTTTGGCTCCAGGTTTTTTTCGCACTGGAATCTTCAGCTCCCGCTCGGCGATGTCGATCATCGTGTTCAGCACCTGTACGTGCAGCTGCTCGTGCGCCAGCGCCTGAAGCAGGCGCTCGTTCTCCGCCTTCAGGCGCGCGATCTCTTCCGACTCCGAACCGGCAGCGGTGACGTGCTGCGGCTTTTGCTTGCTCATGGGACTTTCGTTGGTGTACGCAAATTTACGCATCCAATTTAATATGGCAGACTTTCCCTTGATGCCGTACTTGGCCTTAAGCTGGTCTTTCGGCGTTCCGTACTCCAGATGCTCCCGAACGACCATCCGCTTAAACTCGTCCGAGTAGAAGCTTACTTCAACCCGGTTCGTCCTACTATTAGCTGACATAGGCTACTTTTTTGTGTCAACCTATATTAGGACAAGACAGCCCTACTCACCCCCTTCCAAAACCGCACCGCTGAAAGGGTGGCGGGGAATGCTGTGGCATTTGTATTTTGGGGTGGTGGGCGGGCGAGGGGCTGTTTGGGGGCTATTTTGCATAATGTGATTATAGGACAAAGGCGCAGCCCGGAGCGGAGCGGAGCCCCTTGGGGGTTGTACTATAATATCACGTTATGTTAAAATAGCTTACGTTGGCGGAAGCCTGGCATGAGCAGCAGGGGCCGGGGGAAAGCTGCGCCTTTTTGCTCGGCAACCGTAGCGGAGGGGTGCTGGGATGGCTGTAGGAACGGAAGCCATTGGAGCACCCTGTAGCGAAGGGCGCCGAATGCAAAAAGCATGACAGGCTGTAGACAACGGCCCCAAACAGACCCGGGGGATTCTAGTGCTTATATAAGTGATTTTTAAATCATTTTTTCGAAGAGACCCTTTAGAACCTCATCGTTTTTTGTTAAACCGAAGTAGAAGAAAACGAACTGCTGCTTGCTGATAGAAAATGTAGAACTGGTTAGTTGAAGCCTATCTCTTAGGGCAATGTACTTTAGGCATTCGCGTTCTAGTTCTCGCTGGTTGGCAGCCCACTCGAAGTTTAGCGCTTCCACCGCTTGACTTTTTTCGGATCTCGTTTTAGCGAGGAGCTCCTCGTTGTGCCGCTTGAAGTCTACGAGCATCAGCTGAAGGTGAAAATTCTTTTTTAGGGTATGCATCAAGTTAAGCGGCTCCATTAAATCGTTAATAGGCTCAGAAAGGAAGTTGTTAAGGCTATCTAAAGTTTCAGTCATTGATTTTACTGCCATGATTCTACTCCATTATTATTTAGGATTCGGTTTTGTACTGCTTAAGAGCGTTCCTGTATGTTTGCTTAATATCATCAATAAAACTTTGAGGTTTAACCACCCTTACATTGTCGCCATACGAGAGTATTTCCATCTTGAAGTCGAAGGTGATGTAGATCTGCAGCTTTATAACCAGCTCCTCTTCGTTATCTACAAGCACCTCTTGAGAGTGATGCAGCGGAAGAGTTTTAATGTACTTGCCCTGATGGGCATCGAAGGAAAGGATGACCTCTTCGGGCTGATGCCCATCTGGGCTAATAATGCCAAAACAACTTTGGTAGTGCTGATTGATATTAAAATTGGATGGATAGGAGAATTCTTCGTTAGCAACTTCGAAATCGGTGAGCCTATCGAGGGCAAAGCTTTTAATACGATTATCGCCCCTGTCCTTGGCAAGGATGTACCATCGGTTTTTAAACTCCTTAAGCGCGTAGGGTTCTACGCAGCGATTTGTAGGCGAATCATCCCAAAACTTCTGATAGCCAAACTTAATCAACTTAGCGTTGGTTATTGCATGAAGAATACCGTAAAGGTTTTCGGTGCCCTGTGGCCTTCTATCCTCGAAATGGATATGGTTGGACAACTGTTCGGCTAGGTTAAGAGCGTTGAAGATATCGTAGGCTTCGAGCATCCTTTGGTTAAGAACAGAATCGTTGTCGCTGATTATGCGATAACCTTTGACATGCGGATCATACTCGATTTCTATCTTGTAAACCTTACTGATAAGCTTACAGTCGCGCTGAAAAGTGCGAAGGGATATGTGATAATCGGAGGACTCGTAGCAGGCTACACTTCCCAAATAATCGCGGATTTCTTCGAATGAGGCATAATTGGAACGGAGCCTTTTTACGATAAGGTATATACGGCCAATTGAATCTTCTCGTGCCATGGTATAATTCTATTTTTTCTCAAAGATATACGGCTGGTGCGACAAAATATGTCGCACTAAAAAAAGAATGAACAAAAAAAAACACGCACTACAGAAATCGCAAACATATCCATCTATCTGTTAAGATGAAGTAAAAACAGCTTTGCGCATGCGCGAGCATCGGAAAGAGCATCGTGATGGTTAAGCGGAATGTTGTGACTATGACAGAGAGCCGCGAGGTTTGAACGAAAAATTTTGTAGGTGCAGTACTTTTTGTAGTCGGGTTCGGGCATATCGTAGTATGCCAACGTTTCGCGAAGAACAGGAAAATCGAAAGCAAAACCGTTGTGCGCCACAACCACCTGATTTTCGATGTATGGTTTTATCTGATGCCATATTTGATCGAAGGTTGGAGCGTTGGCTGTATCTTCGGGGGATATGCCATGAATATCGGTAAACCTACCCCAAAAGTAGTTTTGGGGAGGTTTAACAAGTAGGGATAATTCATTTGTGACCATACCATTTTGAACACAAACAAGTCCAACTTGGCAGATGCTCCAACGCTTACCTTGTGCAGTCTCAAAATCGATTGCTGTAAAAGAGCGAATCATAAGCTACAATGCAGGTTCGTGACGGCCCTTACCGGGACCATTAGGATGCCTATGGCAAGTATTTGCGGTTAGGCTTGAAATTGAAGATGCTTTAGTGCCACAGTACTTACATACGTACTGGCTTTTTTCACTACCCTCGTAAAGAGCATGCTTACCTTTTCCAGAACCAAGAGGATGCCTGTGACAAGAGTTTGAAGTTAATCCTGAAATACTTGATGCTTTTGTACCACAATACTTACAGTAAAAATTTGCCATTTTGTTAGGTCTTAAAATGTTGCCTACTCTAAACAGTTTTCGGCTTCGCTGATTGTACCGCAAATAAAGGAGTAGGGTACGACAAGAGGTGACGTGATAAGATGAAAAAGTAGACAAATCAGTAAAAACTTAAGTAGGCGACATCTTTTGACGTATATGGGAGTTTTATTTGAGAGATTAAAGCCGCTAAAAGTAAATTTAGTACTTACACCAAGATTCTTATGAAATTATTTACGAACGAAGCAAGCAATATTGTCGGACTGGGCGAAATTGGGCATGAAGTTGTAAACCATATTGTGAATAATGTCGAAAGTTTATTTGTGTACAAGTGTGTTATGGAGGATGAGTTAGGCGCAAGAATCTTCCCTCTTGAGGTGAATACTGTTGAGGAACTATCCATGCGTCTAAAACAACATTATGCCAAGAATAGAGAGCAGTTTAACTTTATCATATTGGATGTTGACGATAGCAGCGCAATTGCTCTTTTTGAGGATGTTGCCACAAGGATGATTGATTGTAGCTTAAAATCGAAAACTGTTGCAACCATTGGAGTTGTGCTAAATCGATATGAAAGAGAAATTCCCAAATGCATTTCCGCAAAGGCTAACTTTATCATAGAAGTTTGTCAATCAGATGTCAACCGAAATAACGGTTTGTATAGCGAACTAATGGCTTTACCAATTGGTGTACTCTACAAAGCTTCCTTCGTCATAAGTTGGATATGCATTGATTACTATGATGTACTTTATCACCTTAGAAATGGAGGTACACTAAGAATCGCTTTTGCATATTTAGGTACAATCACCGAAAATCAAATAATGCAACTCAAGCAGATTTATTTTACCAGCAATACAACATTCTCTTATTTTTACTTCGATGAAATGCACACCTTGGATTACATTGGCGAAACCACAGCTAAGTTTTTTAACGATATTCCTGAAAATGAAGAGGACAAACATAATAAAGACATTATGCAGGGAGGTGTCAAATGTCCTCCTGGAATTTACATTTTATACCAACCTGCTATCAATATGTAGAAAATTGCTTTCGTTACTGTTTTTGAAGAAAAATGGTTTGATTTGTAATGATTTTCTTAGCGACAAGAAAAACCAACAAAATAATTTACCGATAGTATAAACCATAAAATTGCATGACAGGCTGGAGCCAACAGTTCCGGGGAATCTTCTTAGTGAATAGGGAGATGGGAGTCGGGAGTAGAAGTGAATTCTGCTAAAAAGGGGTTGATGGCTTAATGAGGTTGGGATTGTTGGCGTTAGGGTTGTTCGGGTTAAATGTGTTTATCTGCCATGCTTGCATGGTGGTTTCTACTATAAAGTATAAGTAAAGTATTGACGTATGGAAATGTAAATACATTAATATTAGTTATTTTTAAAGTAAAAAAAGAGATTGGTGAATAGAATACAATGTGCTGTATTAATGTTGTTTGACAAATATAAACAAACCATAAATCATGTGTGACAATAGAAATAACTTTGAAACACGAACAGTAGAGTCGTTAATTGGGCATAATTTTTTTATTGACGACTATCAACGAGGTTACAAGTGGACTGTTAGGCAAGTCGTAGAATTACTGGACGATATCAACAGTTTTGAGGAGACTTCAAGTACTAGTTTTTACTGTTTACAACCGCTAGTGATAACAGCTGATAAAGAGGAAGAAGGTAAAGGTAAGAAATTATATGGAGATGGAATTAGTGATATTTTTGAAGTAATAGATGGGCAGCAAAGACTTACTACTATTTATTTAATATTAAAATATTTAGGCAATAAGACATATAACGTAAGGTATCAAACGAGATCGGAAAGTGTTGATTATCTTAATAATATATTTGGAATTATAAGCAATTGTAAAATTGAAGGGAATTTAAATTTAGACACTACTGAAAAAAGCATAGATAATTTCATAAAAAACGTTAATGAAAAATGGGAAGAATTTATTAAGACAAGAAATGAACTAGATAAGATAGATAACTACCATTTCTTTATGGCAGCGTTAACCATTGTTGATTGGTTTACAGGTCTAAAAAAAGAAGAAGAAACCTGTAAGGAAAAACTTATAGAATCCTTCAAAATAAAACTTTTAACTAGAACCCGATTTATTTGGTACGAAGAGGTAAATAAAAACGCTAAAGTAGTGTTTAGGGATATCAATAGCGGTAAAATAGATTTAACTAACTCCGAGCGGATAAAAGCACTATTTATCAATGGTATAAGTGACAATAACAAAGAAATACGATCACTAAAACAAAATGAACTAGCAAATGAGTGGAACCAAATTGAGGTAATGCTTAAAGACGATAATTTTTGGTATTTTATAAACAACGACAATGATAAAAATCAATATCAAACACGAATAGACTACATATTTGAACTATTAAATAACTCACAAAATAAGGACAAGCTCTATACTTATAGGATTTACAATGAAAAAAGCAAAAACAAAGAACTAGACTGGAGCGAGATAAAGAAATTTGCACAAACTCTAAAGGAGTGGTACCTAGATAATGATATGTATAATCTTATAGGGTTTATTATTGCACGAAAATTTTCTAACATTAAGGAAATTATAAAAGAGAGTAAGGGTTGTAGGAAATCGGAGTTTAAAGATAAATTGGTGAA from Acetobacteroides hydrogenigenes includes the following:
- a CDS encoding IS3 family transposase, which translates into the protein MADAAPTASIGELCGLFGVTRQAYYQRQRQVYREAAHQELLLALVAEIRADQPRIGGRKLLELVNPQLEPALQVGRDAFFDLLRREKLLVRRLRSHTCTTDSSHWLHKYPNLIRELEVARPHHLWVSDITYVRTGEGFAYLFLVTDAYSRKIVGWQLADSLEAVHALAALNMAIAQLPASVKEIIHHSDRGVQYCCKRYVKRLTRSGIRISMTENGDPYENAIAERVNGILKTEWLYSMSLPTLVAAKKAVARIVGVYNTKRPHLSLGMLTPEAAHQQAGLLERRWKSYYRKEKQEQKVDQTLQ
- a CDS encoding transposase; translation: MSANSRTNRVEVSFYSDEFKRMVVREHLEYGTPKDQLKAKYGIKGKSAILNWMRKFAYTNESPMSKQKPQHVTAAGSESEEIARLKAENERLLQALAHEQLHVQVLNTMIDIAERELKIPVRKKPGAKQ
- a CDS encoding helix-turn-helix transcriptional regulator, producing MAREDSIGRIYLIVKRLRSNYASFEEIRDYLGSVACYESSDYHISLRTFQRDCKLISKVYKIEIEYDPHVKGYRIISDNDSVLNQRMLEAYDIFNALNLAEQLSNHIHFEDRRPQGTENLYGILHAITNAKLIKFGYQKFWDDSPTNRCVEPYALKEFKNRWYILAKDRGDNRIKSFALDRLTDFEVANEEFSYPSNFNINQHYQSCFGIISPDGHQPEEVILSFDAHQGKYIKTLPLHHSQEVLVDNEEELVIKLQIYITFDFKMEILSYGDNVRVVKPQSFIDDIKQTYRNALKQYKTES
- a CDS encoding 3'-5' exonuclease; translation: MIRSFTAIDFETAQGKRWSICQVGLVCVQNGMVTNELSLLVKPPQNYFWGRFTDIHGISPEDTANAPTFDQIWHQIKPYIENQVVVAHNGFAFDFPVLRETLAYYDMPEPDYKKYCTYKIFRSNLAALCHSHNIPLNHHDALSDARACAKLFLLHLNR
- a CDS encoding DUF262 domain-containing protein, with the translated sequence MCDNRNNFETRTVESLIGHNFFIDDYQRGYKWTVRQVVELLDDINSFEETSSTSFYCLQPLVITADKEEEGKGKKLYGDGISDIFEVIDGQQRLTTIYLILKYLGNKTYNVRYQTRSESVDYLNNIFGIISNCKIEGNLNLDTTEKSIDNFIKNVNEKWEEFIKTRNELDKIDNYHFFMAALTIVDWFTGLKKEEETCKEKLIESFKIKLLTRTRFIWYEEVNKNAKVVFRDINSGKIDLTNSERIKALFINGISDNNKEIRSLKQNELANEWNQIEVMLKDDNFWYFINNDNDKNQYQTRIDYIFELLNNSQNKDKLYTYRIYNEKSKNKELDWSEIKKFAQTLKEWYLDNDMYNLIGFIIARKFSNIKEIIKESKGCRKSEFKDKLVKIIRNKFSNDSYSIDELSYEKNLYDKTLSVLLLFNIETYRKSEPNFRFPFAYYKSTDWSLEHIHAQKANDLKTKKEILSWLIDLEALIKDKKDENKDVEVNFIKNKSEITDGLNTLSDNEEVKDFKIKAIIASLEEETSIYLQKDSIRNLALLDGKTNTKIGNNTFKDKRNTILKIDRKEDVEYTNLFIPICTRNAFMKYYSGANVQFELWGFDDRKLYLENIKSTLQNYYKDGNN